One Desulfobulbaceae bacterium DB1 DNA segment encodes these proteins:
- a CDS encoding pyridine nucleotide-disulfide oxidoreductase, with amino-acid sequence MERQKAAELDVAGRIKNFAEVTAGFDEETAVREANRCLQCKKPTCREGCPIGNNIPLFIEQLRTKQFEEGYWTIRETSSLPAVCSRVCPHEFQCEGSCVRGKKGEPVAIGMLERFLVDWMVKNNKNIATPCALPKNKKVAIVGSGPAGMTAAYYLAHEGYHCTIFESLPVFGGMLSVGIPPYRLPRDIINAEFDSLKNCGVTVRNNVVIGKDITLRQLKDEKGFDAVFIGVGAHVSRKLGLEGEDLQGVSHGVDYLRRVCLGEKITLGKKVVVVGGGNVAIDVARTALRTGSDDVFILYRRTKKEMPASMAEIHHLEEEGVHVEYLAAPIKLHGENGRLKKVECHRMQLGECDTSGRCRPVVIEGSNFFIEADAIIAAISQNVGHEADSGMDLELTRWGTYVVDPATLQTSVPWIFSGGDSVLGPQTAAKAVYQGKVAAESIKRYLEGSDLKAGRNVRDLS; translated from the coding sequence ATTGAAAGGCAAAAAGCCGCAGAACTCGATGTTGCCGGCCGCATCAAAAACTTTGCCGAGGTGACCGCGGGCTTTGATGAAGAAACAGCCGTTCGCGAAGCGAACCGATGCCTGCAGTGCAAAAAACCAACCTGCCGCGAGGGTTGCCCCATCGGCAACAATATCCCCTTGTTTATCGAGCAGCTTCGTACGAAACAATTTGAAGAAGGCTATTGGACAATCCGCGAAACCAGCTCTTTACCCGCAGTTTGTTCCCGGGTTTGCCCCCATGAATTCCAGTGCGAAGGATCCTGCGTCAGGGGAAAAAAGGGCGAACCGGTTGCCATCGGCATGCTGGAGCGTTTTCTTGTCGACTGGATGGTGAAAAACAACAAAAATATCGCAACACCCTGCGCCCTGCCGAAAAACAAAAAAGTGGCCATCGTCGGCTCCGGTCCCGCCGGCATGACCGCAGCCTATTACCTGGCACATGAAGGGTACCACTGCACCATATTCGAAAGCCTGCCGGTGTTCGGCGGCATGCTTTCCGTCGGCATTCCGCCCTACAGGCTGCCCCGCGACATCATCAATGCCGAGTTCGATTCCCTCAAAAACTGCGGGGTTACCGTGCGGAACAATGTCGTTATCGGCAAGGATATCACCCTGCGGCAGCTGAAGGATGAAAAAGGGTTTGATGCGGTTTTTATCGGTGTTGGCGCCCACGTCAGCCGCAAACTCGGACTTGAAGGGGAGGATCTGCAGGGTGTTTCCCATGGTGTCGATTACCTTCGCCGGGTTTGTCTCGGAGAAAAGATCACCCTCGGCAAAAAAGTGGTGGTTGTCGGCGGCGGGAATGTGGCCATCGATGTAGCCCGGACCGCTCTGCGTACCGGTTCCGATGATGTTTTCATCCTTTACCGCAGAACCAAGAAGGAGATGCCGGCTTCCATGGCGGAAATCCACCATCTTGAGGAAGAGGGCGTCCATGTCGAGTACCTGGCTGCGCCGATCAAGCTGCATGGAGAAAACGGCCGCCTGAAAAAAGTTGAATGTCACCGGATGCAGCTTGGCGAATGCGATACCTCGGGCCGCTGCCGACCGGTTGTCATCGAGGGATCCAACTTTTTCATCGAGGCGGACGCGATCATTGCCGCCATCAGCCAGAATGTCGGCCACGAGGCAGACAGCGGCATGGATCTCGAATTGACGCGATGGGGAACCTACGTTGTTGATCCCGCAACCCTGCAGACTTCCGTGCCCTGGATTTTCTCCGGCGGCGATTCCGTGCTCGGTCCCCAGACCGCAGCCAAGGCTGTTTATCAAGGAAAGGTTGCAGCGGAATCGATTAAACGGTATCTAGAGGGAAGTGACTTGAAAGCGGGACGAAATGTCCGCGATTTATCGTAA
- a CDS encoding type II secretion system protein GspD, producing the protein MAAVLFLLLLSGCASFPAKIDMPQVDLQKTSDTIVRDQNKSTMLEVEESQVKPETRPKVRDLEVGTHDLQGGAASRIRQTPEKSTAGKAKAAAGGEEVEGLMLNFDNADIYEVIQLIAGTLNLNYIIDPQVKGVVNIHSGTKIPTDQLFGVFKKILHINGLDIRNEGDYDYIYVAKKTATQIINSPNEVGDLTDSSRFVTQVIPLAHIAAAEVVKLVEPYLSGQGSVHELTDQNTLLISDYESKVVDILRIIAKIDISTLASLHIKIVRVDHAPVFDLRDELTEIFLALKINRADYEGIFVVPLERINSLMLVSNNEQQLVNGVAWIKELDVEQTQDRDNIYIYNVRNSVASELSELINELLSEDGSQSDMLSRKTTDPLSSKADPTSSSRTDRSQSATKTNKATKSTTGTTSGSLKTSSSLRFVGEPVVFADDDRNVILIRALPADYSRIVKLLERLDNLPRQVLVEVMIAEIELQNELELGVEWFVTNQKWSLGTQFSAVGQVGENAFPSGFSYSFSYGDLDGFLQTLATKSNFAILSSPQVLVLNNEKASVNVGKQVPIVTTVTENTNTIDQVDKTVQYMDTGVILEVTPQINYNGIILLEVSQTVSKAQENTTSDISSPEISKRELTTKLAVKGGQSILMGGMIDKNNATIQSGVPFLMDIPLLGNLFKYQKDTTRKTELIIIITPFVIESEDVLEQYVRDFEEKLAKLRPHLHTPVDKNPRIDW; encoded by the coding sequence ATGGCGGCCGTGCTCTTCCTTCTTCTGCTCAGCGGCTGTGCCTCTTTTCCTGCAAAAATCGACATGCCGCAGGTCGATCTGCAGAAAACCAGCGATACCATTGTCCGCGATCAAAATAAATCCACCATGCTCGAGGTGGAGGAATCACAGGTAAAGCCTGAAACCCGCCCCAAGGTCCGGGATCTGGAGGTCGGCACGCACGACCTTCAGGGGGGCGCCGCTTCCCGGATTCGGCAAACCCCGGAGAAAAGCACGGCCGGCAAGGCGAAGGCCGCAGCCGGGGGGGAAGAGGTCGAAGGCCTCATGCTGAACTTCGACAATGCCGACATCTATGAGGTCATCCAGCTTATTGCCGGAACACTGAACCTCAATTACATCATTGATCCCCAGGTCAAAGGCGTGGTCAATATCCATTCCGGCACAAAGATACCGACTGATCAGCTTTTCGGCGTTTTCAAGAAAATCCTCCACATCAACGGCCTCGACATCCGCAATGAAGGAGACTATGACTACATTTACGTCGCCAAGAAGACGGCAACGCAAATCATCAACAGCCCGAACGAAGTCGGCGACCTGACGGATTCCTCCCGGTTTGTCACCCAGGTCATCCCGCTCGCCCATATCGCCGCGGCCGAGGTTGTAAAGCTGGTGGAACCATATCTGTCGGGTCAGGGCTCCGTTCATGAACTGACGGACCAGAACACCCTGCTGATCAGTGATTATGAAAGCAAGGTGGTCGACATTCTGCGGATTATCGCCAAGATCGACATTTCCACCCTTGCTTCCCTCCATATCAAGATAGTGCGTGTGGACCATGCCCCGGTTTTTGATCTGCGGGATGAACTGACGGAGATTTTTCTTGCCCTGAAAATCAACCGCGCGGATTATGAAGGCATTTTCGTGGTGCCCCTGGAACGGATCAATTCGCTGATGCTCGTCAGCAACAATGAGCAGCAGCTCGTCAATGGCGTCGCATGGATCAAGGAACTCGACGTGGAGCAAACCCAGGACCGGGATAACATTTACATCTACAATGTCCGAAATTCGGTGGCCTCGGAACTTTCCGAGCTGATCAACGAGCTTCTTTCCGAGGATGGGTCCCAGTCCGACATGTTATCCAGGAAAACCACCGATCCCCTGTCATCAAAAGCGGATCCCACGTCATCGTCCCGGACAGACCGCTCGCAATCGGCAACCAAGACGAACAAAGCGACAAAATCCACCACAGGGACCACCTCCGGGAGCCTCAAGACATCATCGAGCCTCCGCTTTGTCGGCGAACCGGTGGTTTTTGCCGATGATGACCGCAATGTCATTCTCATTCGCGCCCTGCCGGCGGATTACAGCCGCATCGTCAAACTGCTGGAGCGGCTTGACAATCTGCCGCGCCAAGTGCTGGTAGAGGTCATGATTGCGGAAATAGAGCTGCAAAATGAACTTGAACTGGGTGTGGAATGGTTTGTCACCAATCAGAAATGGTCCTTGGGCACGCAGTTTTCCGCGGTCGGCCAAGTCGGGGAAAACGCCTTCCCCAGCGGTTTTTCCTATTCCTTCAGTTACGGAGACCTGGACGGCTTTCTCCAAACCCTGGCAACCAAAAGCAATTTTGCCATCCTTTCCTCGCCCCAGGTGTTGGTGCTCAACAATGAAAAGGCAAGCGTCAACGTGGGCAAGCAGGTGCCCATCGTCACCACGGTAACGGAAAACACGAATACCATCGACCAAGTTGACAAGACCGTACAATACATGGATACCGGCGTCATTCTGGAAGTCACCCCGCAGATCAATTACAACGGCATCATTCTGCTTGAGGTGAGCCAGACCGTCAGCAAGGCGCAGGAAAACACCACATCGGATATCAGCTCTCCGGAAATTTCCAAACGCGAACTGACCACGAAATTAGCGGTCAAAGGTGGGCAGTCCATCCTGATGGGGGGCATGATTGACAAAAACAATGCAACCATCCAAAGCGGGGTGCCGTTTCTCATGGATATTCCGCTGCTGGGCAATCTTTTCAAATACCAGAAAGACACGACACGCAAGACGGAGCTGATTATCATCATCACGCCTTTTGTCATTGAATCAGAGGATGTACTTGAGCAGTACGTCCGAGATTTTGAGGAAAAACTGGCCAAACTGCGGCCCCATCTTCATACCCCGGTCGACAAAAATCCGAGAATAGACTGGTAA
- a CDS encoding peroxiredoxin: MAKSIGIFVTSPQNMRHVLGITKAALAKGSKVKIFCTWTATHLTKCPTFKELCAMDNVDVSICADSYKKMGYDVADIPAGLTQEKMATQAQHGAIIEDYDCYLTL; the protein is encoded by the coding sequence ATGGCAAAAAGTATCGGGATTTTTGTAACCTCTCCCCAGAACATGAGGCATGTCCTTGGCATTACCAAGGCCGCTCTTGCCAAAGGGTCCAAGGTTAAAATTTTCTGCACCTGGACGGCAACCCATCTGACCAAGTGTCCGACCTTCAAAGAGCTGTGTGCCATGGACAACGTTGATGTTTCCATCTGCGCCGACAGCTATAAGAAAATGGGTTATGATGTGGCTGATATTCCGGCAGGTCTGACCCAGGAGAAGATGGCGACCCAGGCCCAGCATGGCGCTATTATCGAAGACTACGACTGCTACCTGACCTTATAG
- a CDS encoding preprotein translocase subunit TatC has product MSDVKQAPADIKADRTLDAKGLSCPMPLLRTKKEIDKISSGQILEILGTDPGSRNDLPGWCTRAGHEFVGEKEESGYFRFFIKKK; this is encoded by the coding sequence ATGAGCGACGTTAAACAAGCACCGGCCGATATTAAAGCAGACCGCACACTTGATGCCAAGGGTCTGAGCTGCCCAATGCCCCTGCTGCGTACCAAGAAGGAAATTGACAAGATCAGTTCCGGACAGATTCTGGAAATCCTCGGGACCGATCCCGGATCACGGAACGACCTGCCGGGCTGGTGCACGAGGGCCGGGCATGAGTTCGTGGGTGAGAAAGAAGAATCCGGTTACTTCCGTTTCTTTATTAAGAAAAAATAA
- a CDS encoding YeeE/YedE family protein: MSEESIFGSKVKKLYKALCQEEWNATMTGIMVALFTILIMAWWRPWGAVGAIRNWGDWILYGLASGIGTDAGIFGYFEDAPSGILSNTGSVIGIGFVAGAFVSACLGNDFAIRIPPVLEMCKAVVAGLFMGVGATLAGGCNVGGFYNAIGNLSAHGFAMWLGLVFGVIIGLKYIYWEMEHVSWGSGGAKTIEFPKGLNGLLGLVAIVALVAGAYMYAGNEDSDYMASLSGILIIAAGLGYSMQRGRWCMIQGFREPHMTGNCTMAKSVALSIFIVALGAVVLKYGVPVRLDGDPVLGPMNYVRGTFGWGGVVGGIVFGFGAMLAGGCGTGTLWRVGEGQVKLWIVVPFFAITNSIMTAWFTDREFEADGVLGSYVYLPDVMGYGGTLFLIGGFLVAWYLIVDWNEDANKLIVEM, encoded by the coding sequence ATGAGTGAGGAAAGTATTTTCGGCAGCAAAGTGAAAAAGCTGTATAAGGCCCTCTGCCAGGAGGAGTGGAACGCTACGATGACCGGGATCATGGTAGCCCTTTTCACCATCTTGATCATGGCGTGGTGGCGGCCCTGGGGTGCGGTCGGCGCGATTCGTAACTGGGGCGACTGGATCTTGTACGGTCTGGCAAGCGGCATCGGCACCGATGCCGGCATATTCGGTTATTTTGAAGACGCGCCCAGCGGTATTCTCTCCAATACCGGTTCCGTCATCGGCATCGGCTTTGTGGCCGGCGCCTTTGTCTCCGCCTGTCTGGGCAATGATTTCGCCATCCGTATCCCGCCGGTTCTGGAAATGTGCAAGGCGGTTGTCGCGGGCCTTTTCATGGGTGTTGGCGCAACACTGGCCGGCGGCTGCAACGTCGGCGGTTTCTATAACGCCATCGGCAACCTGTCCGCCCACGGATTCGCCATGTGGCTCGGCCTGGTATTCGGCGTCATCATCGGTCTTAAGTACATCTACTGGGAGATGGAACATGTCAGCTGGGGCAGCGGCGGCGCCAAAACCATCGAGTTTCCCAAGGGACTGAACGGACTGCTGGGCCTGGTCGCCATTGTCGCCCTGGTTGCCGGCGCCTACATGTATGCCGGCAACGAAGACAGCGACTACATGGCTTCCCTGAGCGGTATCCTGATTATCGCCGCCGGCCTGGGCTACTCCATGCAGAGGGGCCGCTGGTGCATGATCCAGGGCTTCCGTGAACCCCACATGACCGGCAACTGCACCATGGCGAAATCCGTGGCGCTCAGCATCTTCATCGTCGCACTCGGCGCCGTGGTCCTCAAATACGGCGTGCCGGTCCGTCTCGATGGCGACCCGGTTCTCGGCCCCATGAACTATGTGCGCGGCACCTTCGGCTGGGGCGGCGTTGTCGGCGGTATCGTTTTCGGTTTCGGCGCCATGCTTGCCGGCGGTTGCGGTACCGGCACCCTGTGGCGCGTCGGTGAAGGCCAGGTTAAGCTGTGGATCGTTGTTCCCTTTTTCGCCATTACCAATTCCATCATGACCGCCTGGTTTACCGACAGGGAATTTGAGGCGGACGGCGTGCTGGGCAGTTACGTATACCTGCCTGACGTCATGGGCTACGGTGGAACGCTGTTTTTGATCGGCGGTTTTCTGGTTGCCTGGTACCTGATTGTCGACTGGAATGAGGACGCCAATAAGCTGATAGTTGAAATGTAA